A section of the Flavobacterium ardleyense genome encodes:
- the thiS gene encoding sulfur carrier protein ThiS — MELTINNQLRRFPEQNLSIQDLMNIEMPEKQGGIAVAVNNTVIPKVHWANHNLSSSDSILIITATQGG, encoded by the coding sequence ATGGAACTTACAATCAACAATCAACTAAGACGTTTTCCCGAACAAAATCTGAGTATTCAGGATTTGATGAACATCGAAATGCCCGAAAAACAAGGTGGCATTGCTGTCGCTGTAAATAATACTGTGATTCCCAAAGTTCACTGGGCAAATCATAACCTCTCTTCTTCAGATTCTATTCTAATTATTACTGCCACTCAAGGCGGTTAG
- a CDS encoding dipeptidase, protein MEKNEINKYVQENKDRLVDELMELLRIPSVSADATYSQDVIEMADAVKASLEKAGCDVVEICDTPGYPIVYGHKIIDPALPTVLVYGHYDVQPADPLELWTSPPFEPVIKKTEIHPEGAIFARGACDDKGQMYMHVKAFEYMIKSNTLPCNVKFMIEGEEEVGSTSLSWFVERNQEKLKNDVILISDTGMISNKQPSITTGLRGLSYVEVAVTGPNRDLHSGLYGGAVANPINILAKMIASLHDENNHITIPGFYDNVEELSTEERAEMAKAPFDLEDYKKSIDIKNVYGEKGYSTNERNSIRPTLDVNGIWGGYTGEGAKTVIASQAFAKISMRLVPNQDHHEITELFQKHFESIAPDAVTVKVTPHHGGQGYVTPIDSIGYRAANKAYTETFGVPAIPVRSGGSIPIVALFEKELKSKTILMGFGLDSDAIHSPNEHFGIFNYLKGIETIPLFYKYFVEMSK, encoded by the coding sequence ATGGAAAAGAACGAAATAAACAAATATGTTCAAGAAAATAAAGACAGACTTGTTGATGAATTAATGGAACTTTTGAGAATCCCATCCGTAAGCGCTGATGCTACCTACTCCCAAGATGTAATTGAGATGGCCGATGCGGTGAAAGCGAGCCTTGAAAAAGCTGGCTGCGATGTGGTGGAAATTTGTGATACGCCTGGATATCCAATTGTTTATGGACATAAAATTATAGACCCTGCCCTGCCAACGGTTTTGGTGTATGGACATTACGACGTTCAGCCGGCAGATCCATTAGAATTGTGGACTTCTCCTCCGTTTGAACCTGTGATTAAGAAAACTGAAATTCACCCTGAAGGTGCTATTTTTGCTCGTGGAGCCTGTGATGACAAAGGGCAAATGTATATGCACGTAAAGGCTTTTGAATATATGATCAAGAGTAATACGCTGCCTTGCAACGTGAAATTCATGATCGAAGGTGAAGAAGAGGTTGGATCTACGAGTCTCAGCTGGTTTGTGGAGCGCAACCAAGAAAAACTGAAAAATGATGTAATTCTGATTTCGGATACTGGAATGATTTCGAATAAACAGCCTTCGATTACTACTGGATTGAGAGGTCTTAGTTATGTAGAAGTGGCAGTTACAGGTCCAAATCGTGATTTACATTCTGGCTTATACGGTGGTGCAGTAGCGAACCCGATTAATATTTTAGCGAAAATGATTGCGTCGTTGCACGATGAAAATAATCATATTACGATTCCTGGTTTCTACGATAATGTAGAAGAGCTTTCGACTGAGGAGCGTGCTGAAATGGCAAAAGCGCCTTTTGATCTTGAAGATTACAAGAAATCTATTGACATCAAGAATGTTTATGGCGAAAAAGGATATTCTACAAACGAGCGTAACTCGATCCGTCCTACGCTTGACGTAAACGGAATTTGGGGTGGTTATACTGGTGAAGGTGCCAAAACGGTTATCGCTAGTCAGGCTTTCGCCAAAATTAGTATGCGACTGGTTCCAAATCAAGATCATCACGAGATTACTGAATTGTTTCAGAAGCACTTTGAAAGTATCGCGCCTGACGCGGTTACTGTAAAAGTTACTCCGCATCACGGTGGTCAAGGGTATGTAACTCCAATTGATAGTATTGGATACAGAGCAGCGAATAAAGCATATACTGAAACTTTTGGTGTTCCTGCGATTCCTGTCCGTTCAGGTGGAAGTATTCCAATTGTGGCATTATTTGAAAAAGAACTGAAAAGCAAAACGATTTTGATGGGATTCGGTCTTGATAGCGATGCGATTCACTCGCCAAATGAGCATTTTGGAATTTTCAATTACTTGAAAGGAATTGAAACTATTCCGTTGTTTTATAAGTATTTTGTGGAGATGAGTAAGTAA